One Mycolicibacterium fortuitum subsp. fortuitum genomic window carries:
- a CDS encoding isocitrate lyase/PEP mutase family protein produces MAETSLQDRAVALLALHRPGNPVVLPTVWDAWSAKLAVDAGFSALTVGSHPVAESIGKADGEVMSFEDLLTRVRQITDAVDVPVSVDIESGYGERPERLVEGLLDVGAVGFNIEDTVHKEGKRLRSSAEHAELVRQLRAASDAAGVHLVINARTDLFLRNDGDEADRVDRAIARLSEAAAAGADSLFPPALREPEALARLVSEVPLPVSVTVPADTADLAQLAAAGVGRITFGPFLQAALSARAKELLGRWQ; encoded by the coding sequence ATGGCCGAGACAAGTTTGCAGGACCGGGCCGTGGCGCTGCTGGCGCTACACCGGCCCGGTAACCCGGTGGTGTTGCCGACGGTCTGGGACGCCTGGTCGGCCAAGCTCGCGGTGGATGCCGGGTTCTCCGCGCTCACCGTCGGGAGCCACCCGGTGGCCGAATCGATCGGTAAAGCTGACGGCGAGGTGATGTCGTTCGAGGATCTGCTCACCCGGGTACGCCAGATCACCGACGCAGTCGATGTGCCGGTTTCGGTGGACATCGAGTCCGGGTACGGCGAGCGCCCGGAGCGGCTCGTCGAGGGCCTTCTCGACGTCGGCGCGGTCGGGTTCAACATCGAGGACACCGTTCACAAGGAGGGCAAGCGGCTGCGCAGTTCCGCCGAGCATGCTGAGCTGGTGCGCCAGTTGCGCGCAGCCTCCGACGCCGCGGGCGTGCACCTGGTGATCAACGCGCGGACCGACCTGTTCCTGCGCAACGACGGGGATGAGGCCGACCGCGTGGACCGCGCCATCGCCCGCCTTTCCGAGGCCGCCGCTGCCGGTGCTGATTCGTTGTTCCCGCCCGCTCTGCGTGAGCCGGAAGCGTTGGCGCGCTTGGTGTCCGAGGTCCCCTTACCGGTCAGCGTGACGGTTCCGGCCGACACCGCCGACCTGGCCCAGCTCGCCGCTGCGGGGGTGGGACGCATTACCTTCGGGCCGTTCCTGCAGGCCGCGTTGAGCGCACGGGCCAAGGAGTTGCTGGGGCGCTGGCAGTAG